In the Terriglobia bacterium genome, GTGACGTGCGCACCTCCGATTGCTCTTCCTGTCGGGCGAGTCGCGCAGCCCGTCTTGCTTCTCTGGCGTCGTCAGCCTCCATCGCGCTGTTGATGACAACCGACAGCGGTCGCTTGCCACGCTTCGTGATTGTGCCGATTGCCAAAGTTACTTCACCTCGCCACAGTCAATGTGCGACTCCAGTGCCTCCAGGCGCCTTTCAAGACCGGCGAGGATTGCGATGAGACGCTGCGCCCCGGCCAGTGGAATGCCGCAGGTGTAGGCCAAGTGCGCAGCCATTGATGCCGATTGGTCCCATCGGTCGCCGCCCACGAGGCCGTACTGCTTGGCCTGCTCCTCACGTTTATTCTCTCCGGCGGCGCGATACTTCTCCGCGTCCTCGGGTGACATCGGTTTCGGAAGTGGCTGAAAAATCGCTGGGCTGCCAACGCCGTTCGTTTCCAGATTGCTCATGGTGCTCTCCTTTATTTCCCGACGCGCAGCCGGTTGATGCGGGCTATCGCGCTGTGATTCCCTGCAGCCACGGCCATACGCAGTTCACTTTCGAGATGCTGTTGCCGCAAGGTCCATTCTGCGGCGGCGTGCAGAGCACGCTCGCTCGCCTGCCACTTGGTAACCGAAGGCGAGCACAGACGCATGTTCCCGCACAGGCGCAGACTACGCTTGGTCGGGCCGCGCTTGGCTGACCGCTCCTGCTCATCGTCGTCCGGCTCTTCTTCAATCCAGTCATCCATACCGAAGTCTTCTTTTTCGCTGTTCAAACTGCGATAGACTACGCTGCCACGCAACAGCGCGGGCTCATCGCCTTGGCTGGAACGAGCGATGCCGGTGGAGCCGGGCGCGTCGGTGATGGGCGCGACATCGATTGCGCGGAAACGACCCTCGCTGTATTCCTCCGCAAGCAAATCATCCAACTCATCGAGCGCATCCTCCTTGGCATCCCATCTCATTGAGTACCACGCGTCCGTCTCTTGACTTATTTCGCGCCCAAGCCTCTCGGCCCGCTCGCGCAGCGTTTCCGGTGCGGCTCGATTTATTTGTTCGCCCAGACGGGTGGCCTTCGCGCGGCGGTATTCGTCCGTGTTCTCTACTACAGCCACGGTCGGGTTCTCGGCGTACCTGAGGTGCGGATTTCGGAGGTGCGGGTTGCGACTTTCGGTAGGGACCGCAGGCGCACCGGCGGCCAAGGCAGCGGCGCGTCGGTGCTCCTCAACTATGGCGTCCAGCGCTTCGCGGCCCGTGGGAGCCGCGCCTGCGCTGCGGGCGGAGACGGAGGTCATGTCGGCGGTATAAAACGGATTAGCGACGACCGCCACGTCAATAAGTTTGGCTTTCCGGACGGTGCGAATCTGACAGGCATGGCCTTGCTCGTCTGTGCCCTCATCGTAGGACTCGTTCTCGCAACCGAACGCGAAGGACATTTCTGAGTAGTCACGCCTCGCGACCGACCGCCACAGATTCATGTGGTCGCTGTTCCCCTTATCGAGAGTAATGCGGACGTCGAGGCCGTCGGGTCCGTCGGTGAGTTTGAGCGTACCCGCGCTCGTGCGGCCCAGCGTCTTGGCGGGGTCGTGTTGAAATGTGGCACGCACATCCGCGCCGCCTGCCAATGACGCAGCAAATGCGCCCGGCATGATGCGCTCCCTTACACCGGGAGACACGCTGTTGGTCGAGACGCGGTTGTAGGAAACCGCACGACCTACCAAGACGCCTTCCTCGCCCTGTGCGGCGCGGAGTTCACAACTGCGTTTTTCAATCGTTGCCATACTGCTTCCTCATTTCGGCGACACGGGCGTTCTGTTCTCTCACCCGTACCAAGTCTTTGTAGTCGTGTTCGGCCTTCGGGAGGTCCTCCGCGACGAGCCGGTCGATTTCTTGTCTCTCTTCGGGACTCATCTTCCGCTCCCGTCATATCTCGGCACGGGAGTGAGCGCTGATGCATTTGCCGTTGTCGCGTACACGGCGACCAAGTCGTCGCTGGGCAGCGGGGCCTTGCGGCCTGCCAACGCACGCTGACAGCGGTCTACGAGGCCCTTCGGGTCGCCTCCTACCACGATGGTCTCGGAACCCAGTTCAATGGCGAGTCCCATGGTTTCCCCATATTGATTGCTGTGGAGGCGCCACTGGGGCACGGGTTCCGGCTTCGGCGGGCGCTCGTATC is a window encoding:
- a CDS encoding HK97 family phage prohead protease, whose product is MATIEKRSCELRAAQGEEGVLVGRAVSYNRVSTNSVSPGVRERIMPGAFAASLAGGADVRATFQHDPAKTLGRTSAGTLKLTDGPDGLDVRITLDKGNSDHMNLWRSVARRDYSEMSFAFGCENESYDEGTDEQGHACQIRTVRKAKLIDVAVVANPFYTADMTSVSARSAGAAPTGREALDAIVEEHRRAAALAAGAPAVPTESRNPHLRNPHLRYAENPTVAVVENTDEYRRAKATRLGEQINRAAPETLRERAERLGREISQETDAWYSMRWDAKEDALDELDDLLAEEYSEGRFRAIDVAPITDAPGSTGIARSSQGDEPALLRGSVVYRSLNSEKEDFGMDDWIEEEPDDDEQERSAKRGPTKRSLRLCGNMRLCSPSVTKWQASERALHAAAEWTLRQQHLESELRMAVAAGNHSAIARINRLRVGK